The Chionomys nivalis chromosome 1, mChiNiv1.1, whole genome shotgun sequence sequence TTCCCGGCCCTCCTGTTCCCCACGACACCCTGTAAGCACACATTCTGCCGCCTGCCACCATCAACTGCACAGGCGGCACACTCTAcagctctttctcctcctctgggCCAGGGTGTGGGGCCTGAGCTCCGCCATGCACACGCTGGTGCTTGAGTAGATGCTGCTTTTGACGGAATCCACGGCCGCAGACAGTGCACAGGTAGGGTCTCTCGCCGGTGTGGTTGCGCCGGTGTCGTGTGAGGTTGGGTTTCTGGCTGAAACAGCGTCCACAGTCTGGGCACGCATAGGGCCGCTCGCCCGTGTGAATGCGCCGGTGGATGGTGAGCGCTGACCACCATGAGAAACTCTTGCCGCACTCGTTACAGATGAACTGGCGCTGCTCACTGGGTGCAGCCTGGGTCTCGCACTCCTGACCACACAGCACTTCCTTGGCATCCTGAGTACCCTGGGTCTTCAGAGTCACACTTGGGGCAATCTCAGCTTGTGATTCCGAACCAGGCACACCACTCTGGACTGGAGATCGCGACCACAGCTCTGTAGTGGCATGCACACGTTGGTGCGCCCGCAGTGCCATACGGCTGGGGCAGTTCTGTCCACAGCTGGTACACCTCGTGGCCTGGGCACCAGGCAGGTGCGTGCGCAAGTGCTTGAGCAGGTGCTGCTTCTGACGGAAGCTGCGGCCACAGTGCGAGCATGGGTGTGGCCGCTCGCCTGTGTGGTTGCGCAGGTGCCTCGTGAGGTTGGGCTTCTGGCTAAAGCGGCGGCCGCATTCAGGGCACGCATAGGGCCTCTCGCCTGTGTGGATGCGCTGATGGATATTCAGCGATGACCACCATGTGAAGCTCTTGCCACACTCATTGCAGATGAACTGGCGTTGCTCATTGGGACCTAAGCGGTGGTGAGCTGCTGTCCGTACCCTGTGCTGGCCCCACCAGCCCTGGCAGAGTCTCAGCCAGAGCCACTCAGGGCGTCTGCGTGGGGATCCAGGGCGCAGATGGCAGGCCCGGCGGCGTGCCGCAGCATACTGGAGCATCTCATGCAAGCTGACATGGGCACCCAGGCGGTCCCGGGCATGCGCTCGCAGATGGACGCGGAGGCCCACTTGGTGCCTGAAGCAGCGCTTGCATTCTGGACACGAGTGAGTGGTGGGCCGAGAGTGAGTCTTCTGGTGCTTGAGCAGGTGCTGCTTCTGACTGAAGCGTCTTGTGCACTCTGGACAGCAGAAGGGCCTCTCGCCAGTGTGGTGACGCTGGTGGCGCTCCAGGTTGGGCTTCTGGCTAAAACTCTTGCCACATTTGCTGCAGAGGTAAGGCTTCTCGCCCGTGTGTGTGCGCTGGTGGATCTTCAAGGATGACCACCAGCTGAACCTTTTCCCACAATCCATGCACACGAAATGACCCCCACCCGCAGAAAGTGCAGGGCTCAGAGGGCCTGGAGCTGTCCCCGGAACTCGAGCAGCCAGCCGGGCTTCCTGCTCAGGGGGTGGGGCCCACCAAGCACCCCCAATTTCCTCCTGTGACCCCATAGCCCGCCGCCCCATAGTCTGGCACGGTGGGAGGCCACTCTGCGGCTGAAATATGTTTTCCTTGTCCTTCTCCGGAAGCGCAGCCTGAGATACCACAGTCTGCAGCGGCCACTCTGGTTTCTCCTGCTTGATCCCTGCCAGCCCATCTCCtgcagaggaaaagggaaaagccaGAAGACATGATTGTGGGGTTCAATGAGCCTAGTGAGGAAGATGTCCAGGAAGGGTAGGGGCAGTTGAAACAGTGAAGGCAAATAGCTTTAAATGTagggaggaagatgggaggaaaGAATGGGGGGTAGGGGAAGACAAGGATCCTATGTGGGCAGGGAGAGTGTGAAG is a genomic window containing:
- the Znf775 gene encoding zinc finger protein 775, which encodes MESGLAGSGSGDGLAGIKQEKPEWPLQTVVSQAALPEKDKENIFQPQSGLPPCQTMGRRAMGSQEEIGGAWWAPPPEQEARLAARVPGTAPGPLSPALSAGGGHFVCMDCGKRFSWWSSLKIHQRTHTGEKPYLCSKCGKSFSQKPNLERHQRHHTGERPFCCPECTRRFSQKQHLLKHQKTHSRPTTHSCPECKRCFRHQVGLRVHLRAHARDRLGAHVSLHEMLQYAAARRRACHLRPGSPRRRPEWLWLRLCQGWWGQHRVRTAAHHRLGPNEQRQFICNECGKSFTWWSSLNIHQRIHTGERPYACPECGRRFSQKPNLTRHLRNHTGERPHPCSHCGRSFRQKQHLLKHLRTHLPGAQATRCTSCGQNCPSRMALRAHQRVHATTELWSRSPVQSGVPGSESQAEIAPSVTLKTQGTQDAKEVLCGQECETQAAPSEQRQFICNECGKSFSWWSALTIHRRIHTGERPYACPDCGRCFSQKPNLTRHRRNHTGERPYLCTVCGRGFRQKQHLLKHQRVHGGAQAPHPGPEEEKEL